In Brevibacillus brevis NBRC 100599, a single genomic region encodes these proteins:
- the trxB gene encoding thioredoxin-disulfide reductase, translating into MSEQKVYDVIIAGAGPAGMTAAVYTSRANMSTLMLERGIPGGQMANTEDIENYPGFTSILGPDLSTKMFEHAQQFGAEYAYGEIKEIRDEEPYKRVITGDKEYLTKSVIVATGAEHRLLGVQGEKELSGRGVSYCAVCDGAFFRNKELVVVGGGDSAVEEAVFLTRFASKVTIVHRRDQFRAQKILQKRAFDNEKIEVIWDTELKEIRGEGKVQAVLLQNTKTGEQREYPADGVFIYVGMDPLTASVRPLGITNDAGYVLTDEKMNTKVKGVFAAGDVREKMLRQVVTATGDGSIAAQSAQHYVEELNEKLKEQNVTIS; encoded by the coding sequence ATGAGCGAACAAAAAGTTTATGACGTGATTATCGCCGGAGCTGGCCCTGCTGGAATGACGGCTGCTGTATATACATCCCGTGCGAACATGAGCACATTGATGCTGGAGAGAGGGATCCCAGGCGGTCAAATGGCGAACACGGAAGATATCGAGAACTACCCAGGCTTCACTTCCATTCTTGGCCCTGATCTCTCTACAAAAATGTTTGAGCATGCACAGCAATTCGGTGCGGAGTATGCTTATGGTGAGATCAAGGAAATCCGCGATGAAGAGCCGTACAAGCGCGTTATCACGGGTGACAAGGAATACTTGACCAAATCTGTTATTGTGGCAACTGGTGCAGAGCATCGTTTGCTCGGTGTACAAGGCGAAAAAGAATTGTCCGGCCGTGGTGTATCTTACTGCGCGGTATGCGACGGTGCATTTTTCCGCAATAAAGAGCTGGTAGTTGTTGGTGGAGGAGACTCCGCGGTAGAAGAAGCAGTGTTCCTTACTCGCTTTGCTTCCAAAGTGACAATCGTACACCGCCGTGATCAGTTCCGTGCACAGAAAATCCTGCAAAAACGAGCTTTCGATAACGAAAAAATCGAAGTGATTTGGGATACCGAACTAAAAGAGATCCGTGGTGAAGGCAAGGTACAAGCAGTTCTCTTGCAAAACACCAAAACAGGTGAACAAAGAGAATACCCAGCAGATGGAGTGTTCATCTACGTAGGGATGGACCCATTAACTGCAAGTGTACGTCCACTGGGCATCACCAACGACGCAGGCTACGTACTGACAGACGAAAAAATGAACACCAAAGTAAAAGGTGTTTTTGCAGCAGGCGATGTACGCGAAAAAATGCTGCGCCAAGTCGTGACAGCAACTGGAGACGGTTCGATCGCTGCTCAATCTGCTCAGCATTATGTAGAAGAGCTCAATGAAAAGCTAAAGGAACAAAATGTCACAATCTCTTAA
- the rapZ gene encoding RNase adapter RapZ produces MTELGNDKAMNLLIITGMSGAGKTVAVQSLEDLGFFCVDNLPPVLIPKFAELVKQSGGSIERVALVIDLRGREFFENLAVTMESLNQMNGLSYHILYLDANDQTLVSRYKETRRRHPLSPNGSPLEGIHAERRLLEEMKGWAHQIIDTSQMKPVQLREKIINQYGQQGSPLTINVLSFGFKYGAPIDADLMFDVRFLPNPHYVEDLRPKTGCDPDVAEYVMQHKDTKEFLEKLTDFLGYTLPHYQREGKSQLVIGIGCTGGKHRSVAIAEHLGEAFGKDFSVRVSHRDMEKNK; encoded by the coding sequence GTGACGGAATTGGGAAACGACAAGGCCATGAATCTCCTGATTATTACCGGAATGTCAGGTGCGGGAAAGACAGTTGCTGTACAAAGCTTGGAGGACCTGGGCTTTTTTTGTGTAGACAACCTGCCCCCTGTACTGATTCCCAAATTTGCTGAGTTGGTTAAACAGTCTGGTGGGAGTATTGAGCGAGTCGCATTGGTGATTGACTTGCGAGGGCGTGAGTTTTTTGAAAATCTAGCCGTAACCATGGAAAGCCTCAATCAGATGAATGGACTATCTTACCATATCCTTTATCTGGATGCGAACGATCAGACATTGGTTTCTCGCTATAAGGAAACACGCCGCAGACATCCGCTTTCTCCGAACGGTTCGCCTTTGGAAGGAATTCACGCCGAACGCCGTTTGTTGGAGGAAATGAAGGGCTGGGCGCATCAGATTATCGATACGAGTCAAATGAAGCCAGTTCAGCTTCGAGAAAAAATCATCAACCAATACGGTCAACAAGGATCACCCCTTACGATTAATGTATTATCGTTTGGTTTCAAATACGGCGCACCGATAGACGCTGACTTGATGTTCGATGTCCGTTTTTTGCCCAATCCGCATTATGTGGAGGATTTACGTCCGAAAACAGGATGTGATCCAGACGTGGCAGAGTATGTGATGCAGCACAAGGACACAAAGGAATTCTTAGAAAAGCTTACAGACTTTTTGGGGTACACCCTACCGCATTACCAGCGAGAAGGAAAAAGTCAACTTGTGATAGGAATCGGATGCACCGGTGGCAAGCATCGCTCGGTCGCCATTGCAGAACATTTGGGAGAAGCCTTTGGCAAAGATTTTTCTGTCCGTGTTAGTCATCGAGACATGGAAAAGAACAAATGA
- the hisF gene encoding imidazole glycerol phosphate synthase subunit HisF, which translates to MLAKRIIPCLDVKDGRVVKGMQFVGLRDAGDPVELAKKYSDERADELIFLDISASHEGRKTMVDVIEKTSANITIPFTVGGGINSVDDMKRILRAGADKISLNTAAVLRPELIREGATVFGSQCIVVAIDARSVGEDRWEVYTHGGRNATGRDVIRWAQEAEALGAGEILLTSMDDDGEKKGFGLELTKRVSEAVGIPVIASGGAGLREHFYDVLTQGKADAALAASIFHYDETSIQSVKEYLQTKGVVVRP; encoded by the coding sequence ATGCTGGCTAAACGAATCATCCCGTGTCTTGATGTAAAAGACGGACGGGTGGTAAAAGGCATGCAGTTCGTCGGACTTCGCGATGCAGGAGACCCGGTTGAACTGGCAAAAAAGTATAGCGACGAGAGAGCAGACGAGCTGATCTTTCTCGATATTTCTGCGTCCCATGAAGGACGCAAGACGATGGTGGATGTCATCGAAAAAACTTCCGCAAACATTACGATTCCTTTCACGGTTGGCGGTGGCATTAATAGCGTCGACGATATGAAAAGGATTTTGCGTGCGGGTGCGGATAAAATCTCGTTGAATACAGCGGCTGTTTTGCGTCCAGAATTGATCCGCGAGGGAGCGACAGTCTTTGGCTCACAATGTATCGTCGTGGCGATTGATGCGAGAAGTGTCGGGGAAGATCGTTGGGAAGTGTATACCCATGGTGGACGGAATGCGACGGGTAGGGACGTCATCCGCTGGGCACAGGAGGCAGAAGCGCTGGGAGCGGGTGAAATTCTTTTGACCAGCATGGACGACGATGGGGAAAAGAAAGGCTTTGGCCTCGAATTGACCAAGCGGGTATCAGAGGCGGTTGGAATTCCGGTCATTGCTTCTGGTGGAGCGGGCTTGAGGGAGCATTTTTACGATGTGCTGACGCAAGGAAAGGCAGATGCCGCGCTCGCCGCTTCTATTTTTCACTATGACGAGACGTCGATTCAATCAGTCAAAGAGTATTTGCAAACCAAAGGAGTTGTCGTACGACCATGA
- a CDS encoding gluconeogenesis factor YvcK family protein, which translates to MPTKGVGRLQSRPLRIVVIGGGTGLSVLLRGLKHEPVHITAIVTVADDGGSSGRLREEMDMLPPGDIRNVLTALADTEPLMEKVMQYRFSTGTGLAGHNLGNLLLAAMNEITGDFVTAVKTLSGVLAVRGDVLPASTQSIQLKAEMTDGSLVIGESQIPLTGKEIKRVFLDPEDAVPLSEALMAIADADAILIGPGSLYTSILPNLLVRGLFEAITCAQAPKIYICNVMTQPGETDGFSASRHVNVMYEHVDKPFLDTIIVNSAELPTHVLDKYAEKGAAPVRCDSKRLRQLGLHVVAKPLVTFEDGYLRHDAHAVSKQVVSLVKRRRKVLKIEKE; encoded by the coding sequence ATGCCTACTAAGGGAGTCGGGAGGCTACAGTCAAGGCCATTACGGATAGTCGTTATTGGCGGAGGAACGGGTCTATCCGTCCTTTTACGCGGTTTGAAGCACGAGCCAGTGCATATTACAGCGATTGTGACGGTAGCAGACGATGGGGGAAGCTCTGGACGTTTGCGAGAAGAAATGGATATGCTTCCACCTGGCGACATTCGAAACGTCTTGACTGCTCTGGCCGATACAGAGCCGTTGATGGAAAAAGTCATGCAATATCGTTTTTCCACAGGCACGGGATTAGCCGGGCATAATTTGGGAAATCTATTACTTGCAGCGATGAACGAAATCACTGGAGATTTTGTCACCGCAGTCAAAACATTAAGCGGGGTTTTGGCAGTGCGTGGAGATGTATTGCCAGCTTCCACGCAATCGATTCAGTTGAAAGCGGAAATGACAGATGGATCTCTCGTAATCGGAGAATCCCAAATACCGTTGACTGGCAAAGAAATCAAGCGGGTGTTCCTTGATCCAGAGGATGCTGTTCCTCTGAGCGAAGCCCTGATGGCGATTGCCGACGCGGATGCCATTTTGATTGGGCCTGGCAGCTTGTACACGAGCATCCTGCCCAATTTATTAGTACGAGGGTTATTTGAAGCGATTACATGCGCACAAGCCCCAAAAATCTACATTTGTAACGTCATGACACAACCAGGGGAGACAGACGGTTTTTCTGCATCCAGGCACGTGAATGTCATGTATGAACATGTAGATAAACCATTTCTGGATACGATCATTGTCAATTCAGCCGAGCTGCCTACCCATGTATTGGACAAATACGCGGAAAAAGGAGCAGCTCCTGTCCGATGTGACTCAAAGCGATTGCGCCAACTCGGTCTGCATGTAGTGGCGAAGCCGTTAGTCACATTTGAGGACGGATACCTACGTCACGATGCACATGCTGTCAGCAAGCAGGTTGTGTCACTTGTCAAACGAAGACGGAAGGTGCTGAAGATAGAGAAGGAGTAG
- the hisA gene encoding 1-(5-phosphoribosyl)-5-[(5-phosphoribosylamino)methylideneamino]imidazole-4-carboxamide isomerase produces the protein MSFIVYPAIDIRGGKCVRLFQGDYGQETVYADSPLAMAKRWVEQGASWVHLVDLDGAKEGKPANAAIIKEIARSIPVPVQVGGGIRTEEQIADYLEAGVARVIVGTAAIEDEPFTKRILQNDGDKIAIGLDCRNGLVATRGWLTTTDVQATELAKRLVTYGAETFIYTDIARDGTMTGPNVEEIAALAMATGKSVIASGGVSQLDDLLTLATHASDGVSGAIVGKALYTDAFTLEEALQRMEGRESYAG, from the coding sequence ATGAGCTTTATTGTTTATCCGGCGATCGATATTCGCGGGGGCAAGTGTGTTCGACTTTTCCAAGGAGATTACGGGCAAGAGACAGTGTACGCCGATTCACCGCTCGCGATGGCGAAACGCTGGGTAGAGCAAGGGGCGTCGTGGGTTCATCTCGTAGATTTGGACGGGGCAAAGGAAGGCAAGCCTGCAAATGCAGCGATCATCAAGGAGATAGCGCGCTCGATCCCTGTACCCGTGCAGGTTGGGGGTGGCATTCGGACAGAAGAGCAGATCGCGGACTATTTGGAGGCGGGCGTCGCGCGAGTGATCGTCGGGACTGCTGCTATCGAAGACGAGCCTTTTACGAAGCGAATTCTTCAAAACGATGGAGACAAGATTGCGATTGGTCTGGACTGCCGGAATGGACTGGTGGCTACCAGAGGTTGGTTGACCACGACAGATGTGCAAGCGACAGAGCTTGCCAAGCGGTTGGTTACGTATGGCGCGGAGACGTTTATTTATACCGATATCGCCCGTGATGGCACGATGACAGGACCGAATGTAGAAGAAATTGCCGCCTTGGCGATGGCTACAGGAAAATCGGTGATAGCTTCGGGAGGTGTCAGCCAACTGGACGACTTGTTGACGCTGGCTACCCATGCTTCGGACGGAGTCTCTGGCGCCATTGTTGGCAAAGCACTCTACACGGACGCTTTTACATTGGAAGAAGCGCTCCAGCGTATGGAGGGGCGTGAATCCTATGCTGGCTAA
- the hisH gene encoding imidazole glycerol phosphate synthase subunit HisH: MIGIIDYGMGNLYSLSKALERLGYSYEFVSQAERLQEYSGLILPGVGAFGDAIANIRELGLEQAIKGYAATGRPILGICLGMQLLFEKSAEHGEHTGLGLLGGEVVRFRGDYKVPHMGWNQLMIKQKQPLLNGVQDGDYVYFVHSYHVLCEPDVLLATSDYHQEVTAIVNRDNVYGMQFHPEKSGETGMLLLRNFAVQCEGVLT; encoded by the coding sequence ATGATCGGCATCATCGATTACGGCATGGGGAATCTGTACAGCTTGAGCAAGGCGCTGGAAAGATTGGGTTATTCGTATGAATTCGTCTCTCAAGCAGAGCGTCTGCAAGAATATAGCGGGTTGATATTGCCGGGAGTCGGGGCGTTCGGAGATGCTATCGCCAATATACGTGAGCTCGGATTAGAGCAAGCAATCAAAGGATATGCAGCAACAGGTCGTCCGATCTTGGGCATTTGTCTCGGCATGCAGCTTTTATTTGAGAAAAGTGCGGAGCATGGCGAGCATACGGGCTTGGGGTTGCTCGGTGGTGAGGTTGTTCGTTTTCGCGGGGATTACAAAGTACCGCACATGGGCTGGAACCAATTGATGATCAAGCAAAAGCAACCGTTACTAAACGGTGTGCAGGATGGCGATTACGTCTATTTTGTCCACTCGTATCATGTCTTGTGCGAGCCTGATGTCTTGCTTGCGACGAGTGACTATCACCAGGAGGTCACAGCGATTGTAAATCGTGACAACGTATACGGTATGCAGTTTCACCCGGAAAAGAGCGGAGAGACAGGAATGCTGCTGCTGCGCAACTTTGCCGTTCAATGCGAGGGGGTTTTGACATGA
- the hisB gene encoding imidazoleglycerol-phosphate dehydratase HisB translates to MSEGKQRAAQIERNTNETQIALSFAVDGAGESKQNSGVPFLDHMLDLFTRHGHFDLTVKAKGDIEIDYHHTVEDIGICLGHALREALGDKRGIKRYGNAFVPMDDALAQVVIDISNRPHLEYRATYPTNMVGQFPTELVHEFLWKLALEARINLHVILHYGHNTHHMIEAIFKALGRALDEATTIDPRVKGVPSTKGVL, encoded by the coding sequence ATGAGTGAAGGGAAACAACGTGCAGCACAGATCGAACGCAATACGAATGAGACGCAGATCGCGCTTTCCTTTGCTGTAGACGGTGCGGGTGAGAGCAAGCAAAACTCGGGTGTACCATTTTTGGATCATATGCTAGACCTGTTTACCCGACACGGACATTTTGACCTGACTGTCAAGGCAAAGGGAGATATCGAAATCGACTATCACCACACGGTAGAGGATATCGGGATTTGTCTTGGGCATGCTCTGCGGGAAGCGTTGGGAGACAAAAGAGGCATCAAGCGTTATGGAAATGCGTTTGTCCCGATGGATGACGCGCTCGCACAGGTCGTCATTGATATCAGTAACCGTCCTCATCTGGAATATCGCGCTACGTACCCGACGAATATGGTTGGTCAGTTTCCGACGGAGCTGGTGCACGAATTTTTATGGAAGCTCGCACTGGAGGCGCGGATCAATCTTCATGTGATCCTGCACTACGGTCACAATACGCACCACATGATCGAGGCGATTTTCAAAGCGCTGGGCCGTGCACTGGATGAAGCGACGACGATCGATCCGCGTGTAAAAGGGGTCCCGTCAACAAAAGGGGTTTTGTAA
- the hisIE gene encoding bifunctional phosphoribosyl-AMP cyclohydrolase/phosphoribosyl-ATP diphosphatase HisIE, with product MTGAEAFAVEKLRFDEKGLIPVIVQDAGSKTVLTLAYMNEESLQKSLATKETWFWSRSRQQLWHKGESSGHTQRIVSMRYDCDGDALVVMVEPNGPACHTGAYSCFTQEALTDTDDEPVQVDRFAILSELEELIAAREAERPEGSYTTYLFEKGVDKILKKVGEEAAEVIIAAKNRSREELRYEASDLIFHLMVLLREQKLPLDEVLTELQRRR from the coding sequence ATGACAGGAGCAGAAGCGTTTGCCGTGGAAAAATTGCGTTTTGACGAAAAGGGTTTGATCCCTGTCATCGTGCAGGATGCCGGAAGCAAGACGGTCTTGACGCTAGCCTATATGAATGAAGAATCGTTACAAAAGTCATTGGCGACCAAAGAAACATGGTTTTGGAGCCGTTCCCGACAACAATTGTGGCACAAGGGTGAGAGCTCGGGTCATACACAGCGGATCGTCTCTATGCGGTATGATTGCGACGGAGATGCACTGGTTGTAATGGTCGAACCGAATGGGCCCGCATGTCATACGGGAGCGTATAGCTGTTTCACGCAGGAGGCTCTCACCGATACAGATGATGAGCCAGTACAAGTAGATCGGTTTGCCATCTTAAGTGAGCTCGAGGAACTAATTGCCGCGCGGGAGGCAGAGCGCCCGGAAGGCTCCTACACCACCTACTTGTTCGAAAAAGGCGTAGATAAAATCCTGAAAAAGGTCGGGGAAGAGGCTGCCGAGGTCATTATTGCAGCGAAAAATCGAAGTCGTGAGGAACTGCGGTACGAGGCATCTGATCTGATCTTCCACTTGATGGTTTTGTTACGCGAGCAAAAGCTGCCACTGGATGAAGTACTGACGGAGCTTCAGAGGCGTCGTTAA
- a CDS encoding tetratricopeptide repeat protein yields the protein MKHNKSILKKTTVVDFKQDAAFFVDRGMRCLNRYDYDKALRSFRRAVEMEPTNAECHCHLASALAETGQFEASNEVLYEVIEKWDPSMTEVYFYMANNYANLEDYHMAEEMAVRYLQEDSTGPYREDAEELLDYIYFELDMPPRHFLPSEKEDVYSKHERARRSLEEGRFLEALDTLKEIVEADPEFLPAWNNLSLAYYYAGEFEKAMETIEQTLDKEEGNLHALCNLAVLLSHHNQTVELLSLIDTLKKVVPFHPENTYKLATTMGVLGQHDEAYFHYQRMLRNGRPHEACTYHYAAISAYLSGKKDQALRWWQKAKQLDPEAGIADQYIQMVKNEQEGETIKPIPYQYNTTQRDVSWEKASFTGVEDFKTDPMIRASLLWALQHGRDEVKFAVLQTLSLIGDDEAETAVRQFYYQTDNQQLQKLALLALADMGADMPEGTPEGSNGSPTMEDQKSNIEEGISRYLLSQGKQEAGEWCLDVWRKHHEYAQSQVQVRKEVAWVAALEYVYGTITNEKQSQALLAQKYGISAATLAKCVKVLSTLDFK from the coding sequence ATGAAACATAACAAAAGTATTTTGAAGAAAACAACCGTCGTTGACTTTAAGCAAGATGCTGCTTTTTTTGTTGACCGGGGAATGCGTTGTTTGAATCGGTACGACTATGATAAAGCATTGCGTTCATTTCGCCGAGCAGTTGAAATGGAGCCGACGAATGCAGAATGCCACTGCCATTTGGCTAGTGCTTTAGCTGAAACCGGACAGTTTGAAGCGTCGAATGAAGTCCTCTATGAAGTGATAGAAAAATGGGACCCATCCATGACAGAAGTGTATTTCTACATGGCGAATAACTATGCCAACTTAGAAGATTACCATATGGCAGAAGAAATGGCTGTTCGTTATTTACAAGAGGATAGCACTGGACCGTATCGTGAAGATGCTGAAGAGCTCCTCGACTATATTTACTTTGAGCTGGACATGCCACCGCGACACTTCCTCCCAAGTGAAAAAGAGGATGTATACAGCAAGCATGAACGAGCTCGTCGCAGTCTGGAAGAGGGACGTTTCTTAGAGGCATTGGATACCTTAAAAGAAATCGTCGAGGCAGATCCTGAGTTTTTGCCTGCATGGAACAATTTATCTCTCGCCTACTATTATGCTGGAGAATTTGAGAAGGCGATGGAGACAATTGAACAGACGCTGGATAAAGAAGAAGGAAACCTGCATGCACTGTGCAATTTGGCGGTTTTGCTCTCTCATCACAATCAAACGGTAGAGTTGTTGAGCTTGATTGACACGCTGAAAAAAGTTGTTCCGTTCCATCCGGAAAATACCTATAAGCTTGCAACAACAATGGGAGTGCTCGGCCAGCATGACGAAGCGTATTTCCATTACCAACGCATGCTTCGAAATGGACGACCACATGAAGCGTGCACGTATCATTATGCTGCAATCTCAGCTTATTTGAGTGGGAAAAAGGATCAAGCACTGCGCTGGTGGCAAAAAGCCAAACAGTTAGATCCAGAAGCAGGAATCGCAGATCAATACATTCAAATGGTAAAAAACGAACAAGAAGGGGAGACTATAAAACCAATCCCCTACCAATACAATACGACCCAACGTGATGTTTCTTGGGAGAAGGCTTCGTTTACGGGAGTGGAAGATTTTAAAACAGACCCGATGATCCGAGCTTCCCTTCTCTGGGCATTGCAGCATGGACGCGATGAAGTGAAATTCGCGGTGCTGCAAACATTGTCTCTGATCGGAGACGATGAAGCTGAAACTGCAGTCCGTCAATTTTATTACCAGACGGATAACCAGCAGCTGCAAAAGTTGGCTTTGCTGGCTTTGGCTGATATGGGTGCAGATATGCCGGAAGGAACTCCAGAAGGATCGAATGGTTCACCGACGATGGAAGATCAAAAGAGCAATATAGAAGAAGGCATAAGCCGTTATTTACTCTCGCAGGGCAAGCAAGAGGCTGGAGAATGGTGCCTCGATGTATGGCGCAAGCATCATGAATATGCCCAAAGTCAGGTACAAGTGCGAAAAGAAGTAGCGTGGGTCGCAGCATTAGAATATGTATACGGAACGATAACGAACGAAAAACAGTCACAAGCCCTTCTAGCTCAAAAATATGGCATTTCTGCCGCAACCTTGGCAAAGTGCGTCAAAGTTTTGTCGACACTTGATTTTAAATAG